The DNA sequence CGGGTACACCCGAGCCTTTAGGGGCTTTGCCTGCCCGCCGTTTGGTTACACCAAAGGACATTTTCCACATGTCCGGGGTTAATTTGGTTTCTTTCCATACTCCCTGGTCATAATGCCATTTATGTCCCCGGCCAATCTTCATCCCCGTATAAAGCCGGCCTTCGTATTCCTTGAATTCGTTATAGGACACGGAAAGATCCTTTTCCGCTTCTTTGTCTTGTCCTTCTTTGTTTTTTCCAGCCCCTGCTGAAGATGGTTTCTTTGCCATTAGCTACGGTTTTAGTGATAGCTTCTGATAACCTCATCAAAAACGACAAAAATGGTGCCCCCTCCTTGCGCCGCCGGACCTGCTTTTCGCTGAGACATTTTCTACACAACTGTTTCATAAATATCCCGTCAAAACCTGCGTAAATACCCCGCCACAACCTGCGCGAACCCTTTCCGCCCGCCCAGCCGCTTAAAAGCAAAAGCAGCAAGGTTTTGGAATAAGAGAAAGGAAAACAATGATCATGGAAAATACCTTTCAAGCGAATCCGCCGGTTGGCGGAACCAATGTAATTAACGTGGGAAAGCTGGAGCGAATGGCCTCTATAGGAATGGGGATGGGCCTTTTATGCAGCGCTCTCCGAAGCAAAGGTTTTTTTAAGTATGCGGCCATTTTGGGGGCCGGCGGCTACCTGCTCTATCGCGGAGCCTCCGGGAACTGTCCACTCTCGTCCAGCATGGGGATAAGGGGCGGACAGGGCACTAACCTGCACGGAAAACGCGCTGCGCTTATTGAGATCAACAGCTTTCTTACTGTGAACAGGCCGAGGGAAGCTGTCTATACTTTCTGGCGAAAACTTGAAAATCTCCCCCGCTTTATGACTCACCTGGAAAAGGTGGAAGCAACCGATGAAAGGCATTCGCGTTGGACGGCAAAATTCCCCGGCGCCCCCGGCAGTATCAGCTGGGACGCAGAGATAATCCGGGATGAAGAAGGCTCTCTGATCGCCTGGCGCTCCCTGCCCGGCTCAACGATTGAAAACGCCGGAGAGGTGACCTTCACAGATGCTCCCGGCGAGCGCGGAACGGAAGTAGAGGTACGCATCAGCTATCGCCCGCCGGCCGGGAACCTGGGTGAGGGTGTGGCCAGGCTTCTGAACCCAGTTTTGGAGGATCTGATCAGGGAAGATATCCGCAATTTCAAGCAGTACCTGGAATCAGGTGAAATACCCGCTATCAAGGATCAGGCTTCGGCAGGGCAAACCCCGGGATCATAAAAGGGTGATGCGCTGCCTGCGGGCGGTATTCACACCTAATGATCCTGGCAATTAACCAGGATGCCTTCATTCCCTCTTAGAGTGATCTTATTCGATACTTCCGCACCTTCTTTATCCGGGTGTGTGCCTAGCGCTACTTTCCCGTTAACTTCTATATCGTTTATCTCCAGGGATTGCCGCCTGGAACCCAGGTTAAGGGCAACCAGCCACTTTTGTTTTCCTTGCCGCCGGATATAGGCAAGTATGTTTCCCTCTGCTTCCAGGGGCCGGAAATTACCTGCGTTTAAAGCGGGTGTTGTATTCCGGAGTTTGATAAGCCTTTTATAAAAGCGAAGCATGGAATCTTCGTCTTCCAACTGAACGCTTACATTAACTTTTTGGTAATTCCTTCCCAGGGGCAGCCAGGGTGTACCATTGGTAAAGCCGGCATGGTCTTCCGCATTCCATTGCATTGGGGTTCTTTCAGGATCCCGTCCCAGTCCCAGGCCGGGAATATTCTTTTCATGCGGGTCCTGGATCTTCTTCCGGGGAATAAAGACGTTTTTCATGCCCAGCTCATCTCCATAATACATGGTTGGGGTGCCGCGCAGGGTCAGCAGCAGCATTGCAGCTATTTTTGCCTGCTTAGCGCCCACGCGGGTAGCGATCCGGTGTTTATCATGATTTCCAAGTACCCAGTTGGGCCAGGCGCCTTCCGGCAGCGCGCCTTCGTACTGGTCAATAGCGGCCGCAATTTCCCTCGCATCCCAGGGAAGCGTGATCAGCTGAAAATTAAAGGGCAAATGCGCCTCTTCATTATTATCGCCGTAATACGTGACGAGCGATTTTACCGGCAGGTATATCTCTCCGATGAGTACGCGTTCCTGGTACTCATTGGTTACCTTGCGCATGCCGGCAACAATATCATGCACTTCAGGCTGGTCCACCGAATAGGTAGGCAGGAAACGCATATAGGGCGACATTCCCTTGGTAAAAGCGGGGTT is a window from the Anseongella ginsenosidimutans genome containing:
- a CDS encoding SRPBCC family protein, with translation MENTFQANPPVGGTNVINVGKLERMASIGMGMGLLCSALRSKGFFKYAAILGAGGYLLYRGASGNCPLSSSMGIRGGQGTNLHGKRAALIEINSFLTVNRPREAVYTFWRKLENLPRFMTHLEKVEATDERHSRWTAKFPGAPGSISWDAEIIRDEEGSLIAWRSLPGSTIENAGEVTFTDAPGERGTEVEVRISYRPPAGNLGEGVARLLNPVLEDLIREDIRNFKQYLESGEIPAIKDQASAGQTPGS
- a CDS encoding alpha-amylase family glycosyl hydrolase — translated: MVPLVRPGSRGGPPNNWLSAFGGSGWEWDESTGQYYFHSYLKEQPDLNWRNPQVQKEMHDTMRFWLDKGVDGFRVDVMWHMIKDKRLRNNPPNPAFTKGMSPYMRFLPTYSVDQPEVHDIVAGMRKVTNEYQERVLIGEIYLPVKSLVTYYGDNNEEAHLPFNFQLITLPWDAREIAAAIDQYEGALPEGAWPNWVLGNHDKHRIATRVGAKQAKIAAMLLLTLRGTPTMYYGDELGMKNVFIPRKKIQDPHEKNIPGLGLGRDPERTPMQWNAEDHAGFTNGTPWLPLGRNYQKVNVSVQLEDEDSMLRFYKRLIKLRNTTPALNAGNFRPLEAEGNILAYIRRQGKQKWLVALNLGSRRQSLEINDIEVNGKVALGTHPDKEGAEVSNKITLRGNEGILVNCQDH